A region from the Triticum urartu cultivar G1812 chromosome 1, Tu2.1, whole genome shotgun sequence genome encodes:
- the LOC125546349 gene encoding uncharacterized protein LOC125546349 isoform X1, which translates to MDHQLRNMLANLSQMMATDMDTCIHTGCGMFPPSMPSFNPVNDAEVFNGFGTTYIWDVSSVNGSILSFNPVNDAEVFNGFGMQSHPNVENRSVGCNEGVVYEEALQHISQETKEEDLSQAGFNRWSSAAKGRERQSHHWKFTV; encoded by the exons ATGGACCATCAGCTACGGAATATGTTGGCTAACCTCTCACAG ATGATGGCTACAGATATGGACACTTGTATACATACGGGATGTGGGATGTTTCCTCCGTCAATGCCGTCCTTTAATCCAGTTAATGATGCTGAAGTTTTCAATGGCTTTGGCACCACATACATATGGGATGTTTCCTCCGTCAATGGCTCAATACTGTCCTTTAATCCAGTTAATGATGCTGAAGTTTTTAATGGCTTTGGCATGCAAAGCCATCCAAATGTGGAAAATAGATCTGTTGGTTGCAATGAGGGAGTTGTATATGAAGAAGCTCTACAG CATATCAGTCAAGAAACAAAGGAAGAAGATCTGTCTCAAG CGGGATTTAATCGATGGAGTTCCGCTGCTAAAGGACGTGAGAGGCAGTCCCATCATTGGAAGTTTACTGTTTGA
- the LOC125546349 gene encoding uncharacterized protein LOC125546349 isoform X5 — protein MDHQLRNMLANLSQMMATDMDTCIHTGCGMFPPSMPSFNPVNDAEVFNGFGTTYIWDVSSVNGSILSFNPVNDAEVFNGFGMQSHPNVENRSVGCNEGVVYEEALQKFYAAYQSRNKGRRSVSSGI, from the exons ATGGACCATCAGCTACGGAATATGTTGGCTAACCTCTCACAG ATGATGGCTACAGATATGGACACTTGTATACATACGGGATGTGGGATGTTTCCTCCGTCAATGCCGTCCTTTAATCCAGTTAATGATGCTGAAGTTTTCAATGGCTTTGGCACCACATACATATGGGATGTTTCCTCCGTCAATGGCTCAATACTGTCCTTTAATCCAGTTAATGATGCTGAAGTTTTTAATGGCTTTGGCATGCAAAGCCATCCAAATGTGGAAAATAGATCTGTTGGTTGCAATGAGGGAGTTGTATATGAAGAAGCTCTACAG AAATTTTATGCAGCATATCAGTCAAGAAACAAAGGAAGAAGATCTGTCTCAAG CGGGATTTAA
- the LOC125546349 gene encoding uncharacterized protein LOC125546349 isoform X6 has protein sequence MDHQLRNMLANLSQMMATDMDTCIHTGCGMFPPSMPSFNPVNDAEVFNGFGTTYIWDVSSVNGSILSFNPVNDAEVFNGFGMQSHPNVENRSVGCNEGVVYEEALQKFYAAYQSRNKGRRSVSRI, from the exons ATGGACCATCAGCTACGGAATATGTTGGCTAACCTCTCACAG ATGATGGCTACAGATATGGACACTTGTATACATACGGGATGTGGGATGTTTCCTCCGTCAATGCCGTCCTTTAATCCAGTTAATGATGCTGAAGTTTTCAATGGCTTTGGCACCACATACATATGGGATGTTTCCTCCGTCAATGGCTCAATACTGTCCTTTAATCCAGTTAATGATGCTGAAGTTTTTAATGGCTTTGGCATGCAAAGCCATCCAAATGTGGAAAATAGATCTGTTGGTTGCAATGAGGGAGTTGTATATGAAGAAGCTCTACAG AAATTTTATGCAGCATATCAGTCAAGAAACAAAGGAAGAAGATCTGTCTCAAG GATTTAA
- the LOC125546349 gene encoding uncharacterized protein LOC125546349 isoform X4: protein MMQMMATDMDTCIHTGCGMFPPSMPSFNPVNDAEVFNGFGTTYIWDVSSVNGSILSFNPVNDAEVFNGFGMQSHPNVENRSVGCNEGVVYEEALQHISQETKEEDLSQAGFNRWSSAAKGRERQSHHWKFTV, encoded by the exons ATGATGCAG ATGATGGCTACAGATATGGACACTTGTATACATACGGGATGTGGGATGTTTCCTCCGTCAATGCCGTCCTTTAATCCAGTTAATGATGCTGAAGTTTTCAATGGCTTTGGCACCACATACATATGGGATGTTTCCTCCGTCAATGGCTCAATACTGTCCTTTAATCCAGTTAATGATGCTGAAGTTTTTAATGGCTTTGGCATGCAAAGCCATCCAAATGTGGAAAATAGATCTGTTGGTTGCAATGAGGGAGTTGTATATGAAGAAGCTCTACAG CATATCAGTCAAGAAACAAAGGAAGAAGATCTGTCTCAAG CGGGATTTAATCGATGGAGTTCCGCTGCTAAAGGACGTGAGAGGCAGTCCCATCATTGGAAGTTTACTGTTTGA
- the LOC125546349 gene encoding uncharacterized protein LOC125546349 isoform X3: MDHQLRNMLANLSQMMATDMDTCIHTGCGMFPPSMPSFNPVNDAEVFNGFGTTYIWDVSSVNGSILSFNPVNDAEVFNGFGMQSHPNVENRSVGCNEGVVYEEALQKFYAAYQSRNKGRRSVSRCVGSAMGLC; the protein is encoded by the exons ATGGACCATCAGCTACGGAATATGTTGGCTAACCTCTCACAG ATGATGGCTACAGATATGGACACTTGTATACATACGGGATGTGGGATGTTTCCTCCGTCAATGCCGTCCTTTAATCCAGTTAATGATGCTGAAGTTTTCAATGGCTTTGGCACCACATACATATGGGATGTTTCCTCCGTCAATGGCTCAATACTGTCCTTTAATCCAGTTAATGATGCTGAAGTTTTTAATGGCTTTGGCATGCAAAGCCATCCAAATGTGGAAAATAGATCTGTTGGTTGCAATGAGGGAGTTGTATATGAAGAAGCTCTACAG AAATTTTATGCAGCATATCAGTCAAGAAACAAAGGAAGAAGATCTGTCTCAAGGTGCGTCGGGTCGGCGATGGGTCTCTGTTAG
- the LOC125546349 gene encoding uncharacterized protein LOC125546349 isoform X2, with protein MDHQLRNMLANLSQMMATDMDTCIHTGCGMFPPSMPSFNPVNDAEVFNGFGTTYIWDVSSVNGSILSFNPVNDAEVFNGFGMQSHPNVENRSVGCNEGVVYEEALQHISQETKEEDLSQGFNRWSSAAKGRERQSHHWKFTV; from the exons ATGGACCATCAGCTACGGAATATGTTGGCTAACCTCTCACAG ATGATGGCTACAGATATGGACACTTGTATACATACGGGATGTGGGATGTTTCCTCCGTCAATGCCGTCCTTTAATCCAGTTAATGATGCTGAAGTTTTCAATGGCTTTGGCACCACATACATATGGGATGTTTCCTCCGTCAATGGCTCAATACTGTCCTTTAATCCAGTTAATGATGCTGAAGTTTTTAATGGCTTTGGCATGCAAAGCCATCCAAATGTGGAAAATAGATCTGTTGGTTGCAATGAGGGAGTTGTATATGAAGAAGCTCTACAG CATATCAGTCAAGAAACAAAGGAAGAAGATCTGTCTCAAG GATTTAATCGATGGAGTTCCGCTGCTAAAGGACGTGAGAGGCAGTCCCATCATTGGAAGTTTACTGTTTGA